A single genomic interval of Alkalibacter saccharofermentans DSM 14828 harbors:
- a CDS encoding sugar phosphate isomerase/epimerase family protein has translation MNLGYMTNAFGALVGHGGGVTNVKDVRYLTICDDVSAIKTIASKGYKFIEVFDGNLSEYESDPNKFTQILEENNIKLLGVYIGASFIYKDALEDELFRIEKVTTLAKKMGAKHIVLGGGAVRGKGILESDYELLAKALDKANEIIKGYGLIASYHPHLGSIAEKPEQIHKLFSLTDIPFCPDIAHLVAGGGDALELVKRYFDRIEYIHLKDWDKQEFVPLGKGVINIREIVQFLKDKHYKGDYLVEIDGYSGFPEEACETSYKFLEGLL, from the coding sequence ATGAATTTAGGTTATATGACAAATGCTTTTGGTGCGTTAGTAGGCCATGGCGGTGGCGTCACTAACGTCAAAGATGTCCGTTATTTAACAATATGTGATGACGTATCAGCAATTAAAACGATTGCATCAAAAGGATACAAATTCATAGAGGTATTTGATGGGAATCTCTCGGAGTACGAAAGTGATCCGAATAAATTCACTCAAATATTGGAGGAGAATAATATTAAACTGTTAGGCGTATATATTGGTGCAAGCTTTATTTATAAAGATGCATTAGAAGATGAGCTTTTCAGAATTGAAAAAGTAACAACTTTAGCAAAAAAAATGGGTGCAAAACATATAGTGCTTGGGGGAGGAGCAGTAAGAGGGAAGGGGATCCTTGAGTCTGATTATGAACTTTTAGCAAAAGCATTAGATAAAGCTAATGAAATTATTAAAGGATATGGGCTTATCGCAAGTTATCATCCACATTTAGGATCAATTGCTGAAAAACCGGAGCAAATACATAAGCTTTTCTCATTAACAGATATTCCTTTCTGCCCTGACATTGCTCACTTGGTAGCTGGTGGGGGGGATGCATTGGAACTTGTCAAAAGATACTTTGATAGAATTGAATATATACATCTTAAAGATTGGGACAAACAAGAATTTGTACCATTAGGAAAAGGTGTTATTAACATAAGAGAAATAGTTCAATTTTTAAAAGACAAGCACTATAAAGGTGATTACTTGGTAGAAATTGATGGTTATTCAGGATTTCCAGAGGAAGCTTGCGAAACATCATACAAATTCCTTGAAGGTTTACTTTAA
- a CDS encoding LacI family DNA-binding transcriptional regulator: MATIKDIAKMAGVSVTTVSHVVNKTRYVSPELVKRVEDVIRTMDNPPNFVLRKEKNGSALTTKMKYVVFLTGEEKTPLQNQVEKYIRRYIGEKGYTLVSLCYDEESEKLELYSQTLLSVENAVGLIVFPVKESERLEKILRIVKVPILFINDVIESIHADAVISDDYNGAYRATNYLIKGGHENIVILSSSENDYVERIEGYKKALQDNGIKEESEYIFLGKETKQEVYEAIKTFQKYDNKPTALILSDYKVVVSVLKYFDEYNIACPKDLSIISCDDFEWAKLHSPAITTVEPKVKEIAERASSILLKRVQKNLFENNTKMSLVTVPEIIVLPTMLHVRDSTRGIGRGPFGEKAASIESLYLTDDERKKVQTGNYTAAISFHYTGTAWSRLHEKGIKDEFNSLGISLLAVTDAHFDPVMQSKQLESLVTLEPDVIISIPTDPTRTADAYKKIIQSKSRLVLITNVPDGLKPGDYVTCISVNEHSYGRSIGHGLGEYMRQFNKTNVGMINYGMDFYATNQRDNAAEQIILEEYPELVVCGKVSFDNEEQVKEKTVELMNAHPDIGGIYVSWGGPAMSAVEALLEMGRTDVVLATGDLEFDLALNMAKGGMVKAIGAQRPYEQGQAMALAAANSLLGKEVPSFVGLEPLYVTRENILKTWKIIFKEMPPRELIDFLEV; the protein is encoded by the coding sequence ATGGCAACGATAAAAGACATTGCGAAGATGGCAGGAGTTTCAGTGACGACAGTTTCTCATGTTGTTAATAAAACGAGATATGTCAGTCCTGAATTAGTTAAGCGTGTAGAAGACGTAATCAGAACCATGGATAATCCGCCAAACTTTGTACTTAGGAAAGAGAAGAACGGCAGTGCATTAACAACTAAAATGAAATATGTTGTTTTTCTAACCGGAGAAGAAAAAACGCCTCTACAAAACCAAGTTGAGAAATATATCAGACGGTATATTGGAGAAAAAGGATATACATTGGTGTCTCTTTGTTATGACGAAGAATCAGAGAAACTAGAATTGTACTCTCAAACATTATTGTCGGTTGAAAATGCGGTTGGGCTTATAGTTTTTCCTGTAAAAGAAAGCGAACGGCTAGAAAAAATACTTAGAATTGTGAAAGTACCGATTCTTTTTATTAATGATGTCATAGAGAGTATTCATGCAGATGCTGTTATATCCGATGATTATAATGGCGCTTATAGAGCTACGAATTATTTAATTAAAGGTGGGCATGAAAACATTGTGATATTGAGTAGCAGCGAAAATGATTACGTTGAAAGAATTGAAGGATATAAAAAAGCCTTGCAAGATAATGGGATTAAAGAAGAATCGGAGTATATTTTTTTAGGAAAAGAAACAAAGCAAGAAGTTTACGAAGCAATCAAAACATTTCAAAAATATGACAATAAGCCGACGGCGCTAATTCTATCTGATTACAAAGTAGTGGTTTCGGTTTTGAAATATTTTGATGAATATAACATCGCATGCCCTAAAGATTTATCAATTATTAGTTGTGATGATTTCGAATGGGCAAAGCTTCATAGCCCTGCAATTACAACTGTGGAGCCGAAAGTTAAAGAAATTGCAGAAAGAGCTTCATCGATCCTTTTGAAACGGGTACAAAAGAACTTGTTTGAAAATAACACGAAAATGAGTTTGGTTACAGTACCAGAAATAATTGTTTTGCCAACGATGCTTCATGTTAGAGATTCTACTAGAGGTATAGGTAGAGGACCGTTTGGAGAAAAGGCAGCTTCAATTGAGTCACTGTATTTAACTGATGATGAACGAAAAAAAGTACAAACGGGGAACTACACAGCGGCAATTTCTTTTCATTATACAGGGACTGCGTGGTCCAGACTTCATGAAAAAGGCATAAAAGATGAATTTAATTCATTGGGCATTTCACTATTAGCTGTTACGGATGCTCATTTCGACCCGGTTATGCAAAGCAAGCAACTAGAAAGTTTGGTTACATTAGAACCCGACGTTATTATCAGCATACCAACAGATCCTACAAGAACTGCAGATGCATATAAAAAAATTATCCAAAGTAAATCTAGGCTGGTTTTAATCACTAACGTACCTGATGGATTGAAACCGGGTGATTACGTGACGTGTATTTCTGTAAATGAACACTCTTACGGAAGATCTATTGGTCATGGTTTAGGTGAATATATGCGACAATTTAACAAAACTAATGTTGGAATGATTAATTATGGGATGGATTTTTATGCAACAAATCAAAGAGACAATGCGGCAGAACAAATTATCCTTGAAGAGTATCCGGAGTTGGTTGTTTGCGGAAAAGTTTCTTTTGATAATGAAGAACAAGTAAAAGAAAAGACTGTAGAGCTCATGAACGCTCATCCTGATATTGGTGGTATATATGTGTCTTGGGGAGGTCCAGCCATGTCTGCGGTAGAAGCTTTGCTGGAGATGGGAAGGACAGATGTTGTGTTGGCGACAGGTGATTTAGAATTTGATCTGGCCTTAAACATGGCAAAGGGAGGTATGGTTAAGGCCATTGGTGCCCAGAGACCATATGAGCAAGGCCAGGCCATGGCGTTGGCTGCGGCAAATAGCTTGTTAGGCAAGGAAGTGCCTTCTTTTGTAGGACTAGAACCATTATACGTTACTAGAGAAAACATACTGAAAACTTGGAAAATAATATTTAAAGAAATGCCACCACGAGAATTGATTGATTTTCTAGAAGTATAA
- a CDS encoding sugar phosphate isomerase/epimerase family protein: MKLGFVSSILDESSFEEVLDTASTLGYECIEVACWPKEKASRRYAGVTHIDINTLSDEKINYIKTCCKNKNIMISSLAYYPNPLDEDLEKREKYISHLMNMITIAPKLNVSTITTFVGRNQHLTIEENLEKFKQIWTPIIKLAEKHKVKIAIENCPMLFTSDQWPGGQNLATTPSIWRKMFDLIQSDYFGLNYDPSHFVWQQMDYISPLYEFKDKIFHVHFKDIKLFHDKLNDVGIMAYPLEYMSPKLPGLGDVNWGKYVSALTDINYKGYACIEIEDKSFEDSKEAILNSLKLSIHYIRQFVV; this comes from the coding sequence ATGAAATTAGGTTTTGTAAGTTCTATCTTGGATGAGTCTTCATTTGAAGAAGTCCTCGATACAGCTAGCACTCTTGGTTATGAGTGCATTGAGGTGGCCTGCTGGCCCAAAGAAAAGGCGTCTAGACGTTATGCTGGCGTAACACATATTGATATCAATACATTAAGCGACGAAAAAATCAACTACATAAAAACCTGTTGCAAAAATAAGAATATTATGATTTCATCATTAGCCTACTACCCTAATCCTCTTGACGAAGATCTTGAAAAACGAGAAAAATACATTTCACATTTAATGAATATGATTACAATTGCACCTAAATTAAATGTCTCAACTATCACTACTTTCGTGGGTAGAAATCAGCATTTAACAATTGAAGAAAACTTAGAAAAATTTAAACAGATTTGGACACCTATTATTAAATTAGCCGAAAAACACAAAGTAAAAATTGCTATTGAAAATTGTCCTATGTTATTTACCAGCGATCAGTGGCCAGGTGGACAAAATCTAGCTACAACCCCTTCCATATGGAGAAAAATGTTTGACTTAATCCAAAGCGATTATTTTGGATTAAATTATGACCCATCTCATTTTGTATGGCAGCAAATGGATTATATTAGTCCTCTATATGAATTTAAAGACAAAATATTCCATGTGCATTTTAAAGACATAAAGTTATTCCACGATAAGTTGAATGATGTAGGTATTATGGCATATCCTCTTGAATATATGTCACCGAAACTCCCTGGATTAGGCGATGTTAATTGGGGCAAGTATGTTTCTGCATTAACAGACATTAACTACAAAGGATATGCATGTATAGAAATCGAAGATAAATCGTTTGAAGATTCTAAAGAGGCAATACTTAATTCATTAAAACTAAGTATTCATTACATTCGTCAATTTGTTGTCTAG
- a CDS encoding Gfo/Idh/MocA family protein, translating into MKKYNVGLIGAGFMAKAHSIAYAAMPMFFWPAPGIPVKKIICDLTEEGAKDAAARFGFENYTTKWQEIINDPDIDIIDIATPNDSHAEIAIAAAEAGKHIFCEKPIARTKLEAEAMLKAAKLSGVVNMLAFNYRRTPAITLAKKFIDEGAIGNILTFRGTYLQDWSADPNVPLSWRFQKSIAGTGALGDIGTHVIDIARYLVGDIDEVCGLLNTYIHERSVQNGSLDKLGTVKSTSETEKALVDVDDEVSFMVKFKNGSTGSIEATRNGWGRNNYITFEIHGDKGSIFFNYERRDELQVYFADDSYDRRGFRTIYTGPAHPNGEALWPIPALGIGYTETKIVECYDFIKAIKDGEEATPNFNDGYNIELICDAIIKSSKEQKWVKTGC; encoded by the coding sequence ATGAAAAAATATAACGTCGGACTCATTGGAGCAGGTTTTATGGCGAAAGCCCATTCAATAGCTTATGCAGCTATGCCTATGTTTTTTTGGCCAGCTCCTGGTATTCCAGTAAAGAAAATAATCTGCGACTTAACTGAAGAAGGTGCAAAAGACGCAGCCGCTCGATTTGGATTTGAAAATTATACTACTAAATGGCAAGAAATCATTAATGACCCTGATATTGATATAATTGATATCGCTACTCCAAATGACAGTCATGCTGAAATTGCAATTGCTGCTGCTGAAGCTGGGAAACATATTTTCTGTGAAAAACCTATAGCCAGAACAAAATTAGAAGCAGAGGCTATGTTAAAGGCTGCAAAACTATCAGGAGTCGTTAATATGTTAGCTTTTAACTACAGAAGAACACCCGCTATAACATTAGCTAAAAAATTTATTGACGAAGGCGCAATAGGTAATATCCTAACTTTTAGAGGCACCTATCTTCAAGATTGGTCTGCTGACCCTAATGTTCCTCTTTCATGGCGATTTCAAAAAAGCATTGCCGGCACAGGTGCTTTGGGAGATATTGGAACACATGTAATTGATATTGCAAGGTACTTAGTAGGAGATATTGATGAGGTTTGCGGTTTGCTCAATACCTATATCCATGAAAGATCAGTGCAAAATGGTTCTTTAGACAAACTAGGTACAGTTAAATCAACCTCTGAAACCGAAAAAGCTCTCGTTGATGTAGATGATGAAGTATCATTTATGGTAAAATTTAAAAATGGTTCAACCGGTAGCATTGAGGCAACCCGTAATGGATGGGGGCGAAATAATTACATTACTTTTGAAATCCACGGGGATAAAGGATCAATTTTTTTTAATTACGAGAGACGTGATGAGCTCCAGGTCTATTTTGCAGATGATTCGTATGACAGACGAGGTTTCAGAACAATATATACAGGACCTGCTCACCCAAATGGTGAAGCTCTATGGCCAATACCAGCACTTGGTATTGGTTATACTGAAACAAAGATTGTTGAATGTTATGATTTTATAAAGGCCATTAAAGACGGAGAAGAAGCCACTCCAAACTTCAATGACGGATATAATATAGAATTAATATGTGACGCCATTATTAAATCTTCAAAAGAACAAAAATGGGTTAAAACTGGCTGTTAG
- a CDS encoding flavodoxin family protein: MKVVFDLREKEDEKTLEIIKSAYDEPLGVFNLRGEAINSCIGCWSCWLKTPGRCIMNDRMSEIYKEYINSDTVVLLMDTAHGFINHRAKAFFDRTIPHYHPHIEIVGGECHHVARYESYPDMVFYFDKSILCDAEEQVIEDYLYRVAYHFKANAYRIIIDEETKLVPLSSRRPKNKNIEFGSVESIEKLVVYNGSPRKSRSNTALILKGISRELGEKVEIRDLKEKNSWQEWAEKFKHDEHVMFFMPLYVHAMPSHVMEFIESLSTSEGSISFFIQSGFPESSQSYYVEAYFEHLSIKLGRTYLGTVIKGGVESLQGRPIEAQEKMIEPMINAIENLVNDGKFNLYDIRRLARPIRFGKVIEILFNIAGKKFIDSFWDQQLIANDAYDISFDRPYEI, encoded by the coding sequence ATGAAAGTTGTATTTGATTTAAGAGAAAAAGAAGATGAGAAGACGCTCGAAATTATTAAAAGCGCATATGATGAACCTTTAGGAGTATTTAATCTAAGAGGAGAGGCTATTAACTCTTGTATCGGTTGCTGGAGCTGTTGGCTTAAGACGCCCGGCAGATGCATAATGAATGATCGAATGTCAGAAATCTATAAAGAATATATTAATAGCGATACAGTAGTTTTGTTGATGGACACAGCTCACGGTTTTATAAACCATAGAGCTAAAGCCTTTTTCGACAGGACGATTCCTCACTACCATCCGCATATAGAGATTGTTGGCGGTGAATGCCATCATGTAGCTAGATATGAAAGTTATCCGGATATGGTTTTTTATTTTGATAAAAGTATTCTTTGTGATGCAGAAGAACAGGTCATAGAAGATTATCTGTATCGTGTGGCTTATCATTTTAAAGCTAATGCCTATCGGATAATTATTGATGAAGAGACAAAATTAGTACCATTAAGCTCGAGAAGACCAAAAAATAAAAATATAGAATTCGGTTCGGTGGAATCTATAGAAAAACTCGTGGTTTATAATGGATCTCCTAGAAAAAGCAGAAGCAATACGGCTTTGATACTTAAAGGAATAAGTAGAGAACTGGGGGAAAAAGTTGAGATTCGTGATTTAAAAGAAAAAAATAGTTGGCAGGAATGGGCAGAAAAATTTAAACATGATGAGCATGTAATGTTTTTTATGCCATTATATGTCCACGCTATGCCTTCACACGTAATGGAATTTATCGAGAGTCTAAGCACATCTGAGGGTAGCATAAGCTTTTTTATTCAGTCAGGCTTCCCTGAAAGCAGCCAATCATACTATGTAGAAGCGTATTTTGAGCATTTATCTATAAAGCTTGGGAGAACCTATCTGGGCACGGTAATCAAAGGTGGCGTAGAGAGCCTGCAAGGGAGACCGATAGAAGCTCAAGAAAAGATGATCGAACCGATGATAAATGCTATCGAAAATCTAGTTAATGACGGCAAATTTAACCTATATGATATAAGAAGGCTAGCTAGACCGATACGTTTTGGAAAGGTTATAGAGATACTGTTTAATATTGCCGGAAAAAAGTTTATAGACTCTTTCTGGGATCAACAGCTTATAGCAAACGATGCATATGATATAAGCTTTGATCGTCCATATGAGATATAA
- a CDS encoding pirin family protein, translating to MIKVLRLTDMGKSDRGWLKSIFHFSFSEYYNPDKIEFGVLRVVNDDIVQPENGFETHPHKDMEIISYVVSGELTHGDSMGNKKVVTRGQVQYMSAGKGIYHSEHNYGKDPLRFIQIWIKPDAKNHDPDYGDYRFEWEDRKNKWLHMVSGKKGEAQIKVNQDANIYSLELDEGKEVDFPVEKGRQGYLVQIEGTSVINGLTLKERNAMEIVEEEISIKAEKTSHILLIEMKKSD from the coding sequence ATGATCAAGGTATTGAGATTAACAGATATGGGTAAAAGCGATCGAGGATGGTTAAAAAGCATATTTCATTTTTCGTTTTCGGAATATTACAATCCGGATAAAATAGAGTTTGGTGTATTACGGGTAGTCAATGATGATATAGTCCAGCCTGAAAATGGGTTTGAAACGCATCCCCATAAAGATATGGAGATAATATCCTACGTAGTTTCGGGTGAATTGACTCACGGGGACAGCATGGGAAACAAGAAAGTCGTAACAAGAGGGCAAGTTCAATATATGAGTGCCGGGAAAGGCATATACCACAGCGAGCACAACTATGGGAAAGACCCTTTGAGATTTATACAGATTTGGATTAAGCCGGATGCAAAAAATCACGATCCAGATTACGGGGATTATAGATTTGAATGGGAAGACAGGAAGAATAAATGGCTACACATGGTATCCGGGAAAAAAGGCGAAGCCCAAATAAAAGTCAACCAGGATGCAAATATTTACTCTTTAGAGTTGGATGAGGGAAAAGAGGTTGATTTTCCAGTGGAGAAGGGAAGGCAAGGATACCTAGTGCAAATAGAGGGAACTTCAGTCATCAATGGACTAACTCTAAAAGAGAGGAATGCTATGGAGATAGTAGAGGAAGAAATATCTATTAAAGCGGAAAAGACCTCTCATATTTTGCTGATTGAAATGAAGAAGTCAGATTGA
- the deoC gene encoding deoxyribose-phosphate aldolase → MKITKEELVRYIDHSLLRAQLTNEEIIEGCNYAKELNCVSVCVNSNRVKMAAEILTGSSTAVGTVVGFPSGAHTSYIKAKETEEAYNNGAVEIDMVIDIGAMRSGDYDFVREDIKAVVKASPAIVKVILENAYLTKEEIAIASNLCEEAEAHYVKTSTGFAMSGAILKDIMIMKNAVSNKMKVKAAGGITDLKFALELIEAGCTRLGTSKTAQILAELD, encoded by the coding sequence ATGAAGATAACCAAGGAAGAACTGGTAAGGTATATTGATCATTCATTGTTAAGGGCACAGTTGACCAATGAGGAGATAATAGAAGGATGCAACTATGCTAAAGAGTTAAATTGTGTATCAGTATGTGTAAATTCAAACAGAGTTAAGATGGCTGCCGAGATTTTAACTGGTAGCAGTACAGCTGTCGGTACTGTCGTTGGCTTTCCATCAGGTGCTCATACCAGCTATATAAAAGCTAAGGAAACTGAAGAAGCTTATAACAATGGAGCTGTAGAAATTGACATGGTAATTGACATAGGTGCCATGAGGTCGGGAGATTATGATTTTGTAAGAGAAGACATTAAAGCAGTTGTAAAAGCCTCACCTGCTATTGTGAAAGTCATATTGGAAAATGCATACCTCACAAAAGAGGAAATCGCAATAGCAAGCAATTTGTGCGAAGAAGCTGAGGCGCATTACGTAAAGACTTCAACAGGATTTGCAATGAGTGGCGCAATTCTAAAGGATATCATGATAATGAAAAATGCAGTGTCAAATAAAATGAAAGTTAAGGCAGCTGGAGGAATAACAGATTTGAAATTTGCTTTGGAGCTGATTGAAGCAGGTTGTACCAGACTAGGTACAAGCAAAACAGCTCAAATATTGGCCGAATTAGATTAA
- a CDS encoding PTS galactitol transporter subunit IIC, protein MIAIVQYVLGLGATVMLPIIIFLLGTLMGAGFKRSFKSGIVIGVGFVGIGLVIGLLVETLGPAALAMLDRMGLNLSVIDVGWPAMASITWAWSSVAFVFPVCLGINFLMLTFKLTKTMNVDIWNYWQFAFIGAAVHFVTGSLVLALVAAGLASALALVLADYTAPLIEEFFGMPGMSFPHLTALGFLPLAIPLNYLIDKIPGINKINVSAEDVQKKFGIFGEPVMMGLFIGAILGFLAGFEIGAILQLAITMGAVMYLMPKMVAILMEGLIPISEAAREFMSKRFGDRDIYIGLDAAVALGEPSVIAVGLVLVPITIILALIIPGNTVLPFADLAVIPFLVCLVAALCRGNIVRSVLVGTIIMALVLVIATDISPIQTVLAQNAGIDFPEGATQIANLDRANFITWAFIRIFGIFG, encoded by the coding sequence ATGATTGCAATAGTGCAGTATGTGTTAGGTTTGGGCGCAACAGTAATGCTACCGATTATAATATTCCTGCTAGGTACCTTAATGGGAGCAGGTTTCAAAAGATCTTTTAAATCAGGTATTGTAATAGGCGTTGGTTTTGTAGGAATTGGATTGGTCATAGGATTGCTCGTAGAAACATTGGGACCTGCGGCACTGGCTATGCTGGATAGAATGGGACTTAATTTATCGGTTATAGATGTTGGTTGGCCGGCCATGGCATCAATTACTTGGGCGTGGTCCTCAGTAGCATTCGTTTTTCCGGTATGTCTTGGAATCAACTTTTTAATGTTGACCTTTAAGCTTACCAAAACAATGAATGTTGATATTTGGAACTATTGGCAGTTTGCATTCATAGGGGCTGCTGTACACTTTGTAACTGGAAGTTTGGTATTGGCATTGGTAGCGGCAGGTTTAGCATCTGCGCTGGCCTTAGTTTTAGCAGATTATACTGCACCTTTGATTGAAGAGTTTTTTGGGATGCCAGGTATGTCCTTTCCACACTTGACAGCATTAGGATTCTTGCCTTTGGCTATTCCTTTGAACTATTTAATTGATAAAATACCCGGAATAAATAAAATTAATGTAAGTGCAGAGGATGTTCAAAAGAAATTTGGAATATTTGGGGAACCGGTAATGATGGGACTTTTCATAGGTGCTATTCTAGGTTTCTTGGCTGGATTTGAAATAGGGGCAATTTTGCAACTAGCAATTACAATGGGAGCAGTTATGTATTTGATGCCCAAAATGGTTGCCATACTTATGGAAGGATTGATTCCGATTTCGGAAGCAGCAAGAGAGTTTATGTCAAAAAGATTTGGGGACAGAGATATATATATTGGACTTGACGCAGCAGTGGCGCTTGGGGAACCATCTGTAATAGCTGTAGGTTTGGTCTTGGTTCCAATTACAATCATTCTAGCTTTAATAATACCAGGTAATACAGTACTTCCGTTTGCTGACTTAGCGGTAATCCCATTTCTTGTATGTTTGGTAGCTGCTTTGTGCAGAGGCAATATAGTAAGATCAGTATTGGTTGGCACCATTATTATGGCACTAGTACTAGTAATAGCAACCGATATCTCGCCGATTCAGACCGTTCTTGCGCAAAATGCAGGTATTGATTTTCCTGAAGGAGCGACGCAGATCGCAAATCTAGACAGAGCAAACTTTATAACATGGGCATTTATAAGAATATTTGGGATATTTGGTTAG
- a CDS encoding PTS sugar transporter subunit IIB, producing MKYKVLIACGTGIATSTVIAKRVENLLKENGYEASVEQCKVVEVSGKANDYDLIVASTKVPESVKTPKVQAINYLTGVNMAKTDNEILEIMKNISKE from the coding sequence GTGAAATATAAAGTACTGATAGCTTGTGGGACAGGTATTGCAACTTCTACTGTTATTGCTAAAAGGGTAGAGAACTTATTGAAAGAAAACGGTTATGAAGCGAGTGTCGAACAATGCAAAGTTGTTGAAGTATCGGGGAAAGCTAACGATTACGACTTGATTGTTGCAAGCACAAAAGTTCCGGAGTCTGTTAAGACACCGAAGGTTCAGGCAATTAACTATTTGACGGGTGTGAATATGGCAAAGACAGACAATGAAATACTTGAAATCATGAAAAATATATCTAAGGAGTGA
- a CDS encoding galactitol-1-phosphate 5-dehydrogenase has product MKSAALTNVGIIEMVEKAVPEINESEVLIKPMVVGICGTDIERMWHTGTWKFPTVLGHEFCGVVEKTGEKVTNVKAGDHVVVNPMVTCGVCRYCVSGHQNMCVDYDYLGSRSDGGLQEYVNVAAKNVIKIPKNMPFEKAALADPLVIGIHTLSKAEIQPGNTVCIMGAGPIGNLMIQLAKNYGAGKVIAVDLIDEKLDCAKQSGADICINAIKDDVHKVIEKETNGLMADVVIESAGAVKTVENSMLVAGKQGRVVFMGTPHSDVLINDKVFEGILRKELTVRGSWCYDYKELPFDEWQVGIDYLNIGKIKVDHLITHRFDFDNVMEAYNTVKSRDRYFNKVLIYVNEKLEK; this is encoded by the coding sequence ATGAAATCTGCAGCACTGACAAACGTAGGTATAATTGAAATGGTGGAAAAGGCTGTTCCAGAGATTAACGAGTCGGAAGTGTTGATAAAACCTATGGTAGTAGGAATATGTGGTACTGATATAGAGCGGATGTGGCATACAGGGACATGGAAATTTCCTACTGTTTTAGGTCATGAATTTTGTGGTGTGGTTGAAAAAACAGGCGAAAAAGTTACAAATGTAAAAGCTGGCGATCACGTAGTCGTAAATCCAATGGTAACTTGCGGGGTATGCAGATATTGCGTATCAGGACATCAAAACATGTGTGTAGACTATGATTATTTAGGATCAAGATCTGATGGCGGATTGCAGGAATACGTAAATGTAGCTGCCAAAAACGTAATCAAGATTCCCAAGAACATGCCATTTGAAAAAGCGGCATTAGCGGATCCATTGGTAATAGGTATCCATACTTTGTCCAAAGCTGAAATTCAACCTGGAAATACGGTTTGCATAATGGGAGCAGGGCCCATAGGGAATCTAATGATTCAACTGGCTAAAAACTATGGTGCAGGAAAAGTTATTGCAGTTGACCTTATAGATGAAAAGCTTGATTGTGCTAAACAGTCTGGAGCTGATATTTGCATAAATGCGATCAAAGATGATGTGCACAAAGTAATAGAAAAAGAAACTAATGGGTTGATGGCAGACGTTGTAATTGAATCTGCAGGTGCAGTTAAAACAGTTGAAAATAGCATGCTCGTAGCTGGAAAACAGGGCAGGGTTGTCTTTATGGGAACGCCGCACAGCGATGTTTTAATAAATGATAAAGTGTTTGAAGGAATTTTAAGGAAGGAACTGACAGTTAGAGGCTCATGGTGTTACGACTATAAGGAACTGCCATTTGATGAATGGCAAGTGGGAATAGATTACCTGAATATAGGAAAAATCAAAGTTGATCATTTGATAACTCATAGATTTGATTTTGACAATGTCATGGAAGCTTATAATACAGTTAAATCAAGGGATCGCTACTTTAACAAAGTGTTGATATATGTTAATGAAAAACTAGAAAAATGA